The Anaerobaca lacustris genome contains a region encoding:
- a CDS encoding PKD domain-containing protein, with amino-acid sequence MRHLLVASLVVMALVSGSIAATVRHVPGDYSTIQQAIDASDHGDTVIVAPGLYYETVDFNGKNIVVTSTDPNDPRIVGYTILHAQGEGSVVTFQNGETSRAVLTGFTLTGGVGTVIYSYVGSDYSYSYSYGGGILCMGASPTITRNVITNNAAPYRNEQEEVNVGGARYFTYRYEWSDGGGIYCSGSATITHNVIYNNAAETGGGIYASGSATVAHNLIYNNSAVNGGGVYIYAGQLLNNTIVGNDCDKEPEYGVGGNVYASFGYDYTRLTVANNIICSARSGGGLFWSYAGGDAIRYNNVWGNTPVDYITRDLRTNEAIYGGQAEWTGRNGNISADPVFLSSWSARYRLDAGSPCISAGDPDFVPRPGETDIDGDPRVYALRVDIGADEYIGYVKPLAHAGADRHILAPEPVTLDGTGSYFSDPHGPTSFAWTQTSGAEVMLDDALAAQPAFTPPAEGWYTFSLVVADGQYTSAPDTVLVVVGNERPVANAGPDKLWATPGGIRLDGSRSHDADPPDELTYAWTQLEGPPVDLLLADSAMPYFLCQQAGVYRFELVVNDGFVDSEPDVVKVEAAPFTVNAEPFTIAQDSERYFFYPATSGTHVAYVGNEDYNPSQWQVFCADTRTGIFRTFKAGTVNTKPKIDGSLVVWVSGTGSYYNPICTSVYLGDMVTGDSFPLRRGTQTDSYGYPAISGSKVVWLRHRDVDTANKTRYAEAVYDICGADVTDRANPVYFAIAEEAGRGMPYPYDNYTEAHEGFVDICGDLVVWEADGDIYGADISDLSDIKVFPICTAPERQYDPSVSGNLVVWTDERNDIGDIYGADVSNPEDVREFEVWVGGGWQLQPSIDGSTIVYLEGDNWSGNIRTCCVTREYGVVHFSLPIYSFGGGPEISGSTISWARNYEISGVRLDFGYALQDGPIENATSGSRHDYIQHAISAAEDGDVIVIEPGLYRETLRFAGKSVTVTSVAPEDPAIRAATVLAGSGPLVTFADGETADSVFTGFTVAGGSYGLFCNGSKPTIHHCDVIGNTSAGVKVWGGGEPAVSRCEILANHVGVEMWADVSGRRIQRNYGTLTNCVIAGNRAGGVYSGYPVIENCTIADNLGYGVSCVAPVLVNSIVYFNDAVNLDVRQEATVTYCNIQGGWPGEGNIDADPLFVARGQWSEDAVWTPGDYHLKSQGWFWDVWQGLWSWDDATSPCIDAGDPSWPLGEESACEAGDALSERAAVNTRINMGAYGGTEQASLAPRGAP; translated from the coding sequence ATGAGACATCTGCTCGTCGCGAGTCTTGTTGTCATGGCCCTGGTGAGTGGTTCGATCGCCGCCACGGTCCGCCACGTTCCCGGCGATTATTCGACCATCCAACAGGCGATCGATGCCAGCGACCACGGCGATACCGTGATCGTCGCGCCCGGCCTCTACTACGAGACGGTCGACTTCAACGGCAAGAACATCGTCGTCACCAGCACGGACCCGAACGATCCGCGAATCGTCGGGTACACGATTCTGCACGCACAGGGAGAGGGCAGCGTCGTGACCTTCCAGAACGGCGAGACGTCCCGGGCGGTCCTGACGGGGTTCACCCTCACCGGCGGGGTCGGTACGGTGATATACTCCTACGTCGGTTCCGACTACTCCTACAGTTACTCCTACGGCGGCGGCATCCTGTGCATGGGGGCCTCGCCGACCATCACGCGAAACGTGATCACCAACAACGCGGCGCCCTACCGGAACGAACAGGAGGAGGTGAACGTCGGAGGGGCTCGCTATTTCACCTACCGATACGAATGGTCCGATGGGGGCGGGATCTACTGCTCCGGCTCGGCGACCATCACGCACAACGTGATCTACAACAATGCCGCCGAGACCGGCGGCGGGATCTACGCCAGTGGCTCCGCTACGGTGGCCCACAACCTCATCTACAACAACTCTGCCGTCAATGGCGGCGGCGTCTACATCTATGCCGGGCAGCTTTTGAACAACACGATTGTGGGCAACGATTGTGACAAGGAGCCGGAATACGGCGTCGGGGGCAACGTCTATGCATCGTTCGGGTATGATTATACGCGTCTGACGGTGGCGAACAACATCATCTGCAGCGCCAGATCCGGTGGCGGGCTCTTCTGGAGCTATGCCGGCGGCGATGCGATTCGATACAACAACGTCTGGGGCAACACCCCGGTTGATTACATCACGCGGGACCTGCGTACGAACGAAGCGATCTACGGAGGCCAGGCGGAGTGGACCGGGCGCAATGGCAACATCTCCGCGGACCCGGTTTTCCTCAGTTCCTGGAGCGCGCGATATCGTCTCGACGCCGGCTCTCCGTGCATCAGCGCCGGGGACCCGGATTTCGTCCCGCGTCCGGGCGAGACGGACATCGATGGCGATCCGCGCGTTTATGCGTTGCGTGTGGACATCGGGGCCGACGAATACATCGGCTACGTCAAGCCGCTGGCTCACGCCGGCGCCGATCGTCACATCCTGGCCCCCGAACCGGTGACGCTGGATGGGACGGGCAGCTACTTTTCAGACCCGCACGGGCCCACGTCGTTTGCGTGGACGCAGACGTCGGGCGCCGAAGTGATGCTGGACGACGCCTTGGCTGCCCAGCCGGCCTTCACGCCGCCGGCCGAAGGATGGTACACGTTTTCGCTGGTCGTCGCCGACGGCCAGTACACCAGCGCCCCCGATACGGTGCTGGTCGTGGTGGGCAACGAGCGTCCCGTGGCGAACGCCGGTCCGGACAAGCTGTGGGCGACGCCGGGAGGGATTCGCCTCGATGGCTCCCGGTCGCACGATGCCGACCCGCCGGATGAGCTGACCTATGCCTGGACGCAGCTCGAAGGCCCGCCGGTCGATCTGCTTCTGGCGGATTCCGCGATGCCCTATTTCCTGTGCCAGCAGGCCGGCGTCTACCGCTTCGAGTTGGTCGTCAACGACGGCTTCGTCGACAGCGAGCCGGACGTCGTCAAGGTCGAGGCCGCTCCGTTCACCGTGAACGCCGAGCCATTCACGATCGCGCAGGATTCGGAAAGGTACTTCTTCTATCCCGCCACATCCGGGACCCACGTGGCCTACGTGGGCAACGAGGACTACAATCCTTCCCAATGGCAGGTCTTCTGTGCCGACACTCGAACCGGTATCTTCCGCACGTTCAAGGCCGGGACCGTGAACACCAAGCCGAAGATCGACGGCTCTCTCGTCGTCTGGGTCAGTGGCACCGGGTCGTACTACAATCCCATCTGCACCAGCGTCTATCTCGGTGACATGGTCACGGGCGACAGCTTCCCGCTTCGGCGGGGCACGCAGACCGACTCGTACGGCTATCCCGCGATCTCCGGCAGCAAGGTCGTGTGGCTGCGGCATCGTGACGTGGACACGGCAAACAAGACACGCTATGCCGAGGCGGTGTATGACATCTGCGGCGCCGACGTCACCGACCGGGCCAATCCGGTGTACTTCGCTATCGCCGAAGAGGCCGGGCGGGGCATGCCATACCCCTACGACAACTACACCGAGGCGCATGAGGGGTTCGTCGATATCTGCGGCGATCTCGTCGTCTGGGAGGCCGACGGCGACATCTATGGGGCCGATATCTCCGATCTGAGTGACATCAAGGTCTTTCCGATCTGCACGGCGCCCGAGCGGCAGTACGACCCCTCGGTCTCCGGGAACCTGGTCGTATGGACCGATGAACGCAACGATATCGGTGACATCTACGGCGCCGATGTCTCGAACCCGGAAGATGTTCGCGAGTTCGAGGTCTGGGTCGGCGGGGGCTGGCAGTTGCAGCCGAGCATCGACGGCTCGACCATCGTCTACCTGGAGGGCGACAACTGGAGCGGCAATATCAGGACGTGCTGCGTGACCAGGGAGTACGGGGTCGTCCATTTCTCGCTTCCCATCTACTCCTTTGGGGGCGGTCCTGAGATCAGCGGTTCGACCATTTCGTGGGCTCGAAACTACGAGATCTCCGGCGTTCGTCTCGATTTCGGCTACGCCTTGCAGGATGGGCCGATCGAGAACGCCACGTCGGGCAGTCGCCACGACTACATTCAACATGCGATCAGTGCGGCCGAAGACGGCGACGTGATCGTCATCGAGCCGGGGCTGTACCGGGAGACGCTCCGCTTTGCCGGCAAGAGCGTGACGGTGACGTCGGTTGCCCCGGAGGACCCCGCCATCCGGGCGGCAACCGTTCTGGCCGGCAGTGGCCCACTGGTCACGTTCGCCGACGGCGAGACGGCTGACAGTGTGTTTACGGGGTTCACCGTCGCCGGCGGCAGTTATGGTCTGTTCTGCAACGGGTCGAAGCCGACGATCCATCACTGCGACGTGATCGGCAACACCTCGGCGGGCGTCAAGGTTTGGGGCGGCGGCGAACCGGCCGTCAGCCGCTGCGAGATCCTGGCCAATCACGTCGGTGTCGAGATGTGGGCCGACGTCTCCGGCCGGCGGATCCAACGCAACTATGGCACGCTGACGAACTGCGTCATCGCCGGCAATCGCGCCGGCGGCGTGTACAGTGGATATCCGGTCATCGAGAACTGCACGATCGCCGACAACCTTGGGTATGGTGTCTCTTGCGTGGCCCCGGTGCTGGTCAACTCGATCGTCTACTTCAATGACGCCGTGAATCTGGACGTCCGCCAGGAGGCAACGGTGACCTACTGCAACATCCAGGGCGGCTGGCCCGGCGAGGGCAATATTGACGCCGATCCCTTGTTCGTTGCGCGAGGCCAGTGGTCGGAGGACGCCGTCTGGACGCCGGGCGACTACCACCTCAAGAGCCAGGGCTGGTTCTGGGACGTGTGGCAGGGGCTCTGGTCGTGGGACGACGCGACCAGCCCGTGCATCGACGCCGGAGACCCGAGCTGGCCGCTGGGCGAGGAGTCGGCGTGCGAGGCGGGCGATGCGCTGAGCGAGCGGGCGGCCGTCAACACGCGGATCAACATGGGCGCCTACGGCGGCACCGAGCAGGCCTCCCTGGCCCCTCGTGGCGCGCCGTAG
- a CDS encoding lysophospholipid acyltransferase family protein — translation MADGRAPRKRKKKSHPVQDWLLYVAVRVLVVFLYLFDVETNLRFACFLGRLLWKHYHRGRQRALENLRASFPDKSEAWIWQTGRRSFEQVVMLTIDVLFTPRLVKKYNWREYSRYKNAEHAKWLMQERKGLLMVTGHYSNFEITGYLMGLFGFDLYSIARPLDNKYLNRFLYGVRERRGQKIIDKKGAAELMPQIAAQGSTLGFIADQDAGRKGVFVDFFGRRASTYKSIGLVALTYNLPIVVGYSRRVGDRFFFEIGVNRIIFPHEWADKDDPLQWVTSEYTKAIEAFVREDPSQYWWLHRRWKTRPKDERLREAEAVVSPGRDERDVRVVTVETSPAARSASGAAY, via the coding sequence ATGGCTGACGGGCGTGCACCAAGAAAGAGAAAGAAGAAGTCCCATCCGGTCCAGGATTGGCTGCTGTATGTGGCCGTTCGGGTATTGGTGGTCTTTCTATACCTCTTCGATGTCGAGACCAACCTGCGGTTTGCCTGCTTCCTCGGGCGGCTTCTCTGGAAGCACTACCATCGGGGTCGGCAGCGGGCCCTGGAGAACCTTCGCGCCAGCTTCCCGGACAAGTCCGAGGCGTGGATCTGGCAGACGGGGCGGCGGAGCTTCGAGCAGGTCGTCATGCTGACGATCGACGTGCTGTTCACGCCCCGGCTGGTGAAGAAGTACAACTGGCGGGAGTACTCGCGATACAAGAACGCCGAGCACGCCAAGTGGCTCATGCAGGAGCGCAAGGGCCTGCTCATGGTCACGGGGCACTACAGCAATTTTGAGATCACCGGCTATCTGATGGGCCTGTTCGGCTTCGATCTGTACAGCATTGCCCGGCCGCTCGACAACAAGTATCTGAATCGTTTTCTCTACGGCGTTCGCGAGCGTCGCGGCCAGAAGATCATCGACAAGAAGGGCGCCGCCGAACTGATGCCGCAGATCGCGGCCCAAGGCAGCACGCTCGGGTTCATCGCCGACCAGGACGCCGGCAGGAAGGGCGTCTTCGTCGATTTCTTCGGGCGAAGGGCCAGCACCTACAAGAGCATCGGTCTGGTGGCCCTGACCTACAATCTGCCCATCGTGGTCGGCTACAGCCGTCGCGTCGGCGACCGGTTCTTCTTTGAGATCGGGGTCAATCGGATCATCTTCCCGCACGAGTGGGCCGACAAGGACGATCCGCTCCAGTGGGTCACGAGCGAATACACCAAGGCCATCGAGGCGTTCGTACGCGAGGATCCCTCGCAATACTGGTGGTTGCACCGCCGATGGAAGACGCGTCCGAAGGACGAGCGGCTCCGCGAAGCCGAGGCGGTCGTCTCGCCGGGCCGCGACGAGCGGGACGTTCGGGTCGTCACTGTGGAGACGTCGCCGGCCGCGCGTTCGGCATCCGGCGCTGCATATTAG
- a CDS encoding lamin tail domain-containing protein: protein MKARRRIHTAQIILVLLLMGPAGAVCPPGDLNGDCRVDHLDLALLAAQWLSEPNDIHRPKGDGVIDAVDLAVLANHWRRMGCPIVINELLAHSHDVAPDWIELHNVSSVPVDVGGWYLSDDERNLYKFRIEDGTVIEPNGYVVFYEDTQFGNPYHPGTLSPFALSENGEMLCLYSGADERYGEHLLIERFGASETWVTFGRHLTSMGTYAFVLMSEPTPGQANALPLVGPVVINEIMYNPPGNRDAEYVELLNISRGLVTLFDFRSLEAWRFTDDGGIDFVFPRDNPVTLEPGEHILLVKDVALVRRMYNVAPHVQTFAWGSGGLSNSGERIRLLKPGEIDEAGTRYWIEVDSVHYSDGTHPENSPDGVDRWPPEADGDGPSLNRIFPSRYGDDPGNWQATIPTPGSTND from the coding sequence ATGAAGGCGCGGCGGCGCATCCATACAGCCCAAATCATATTGGTCCTGCTCCTGATGGGGCCGGCCGGGGCCGTCTGTCCGCCCGGCGACCTGAACGGAGACTGCCGCGTGGACCATCTCGACCTGGCACTTCTCGCAGCCCAATGGCTCAGCGAGCCGAACGACATCCACCGTCCGAAAGGCGACGGCGTGATCGACGCGGTGGACCTGGCGGTGCTGGCGAATCACTGGCGCCGAATGGGCTGTCCCATCGTGATCAACGAGTTGCTGGCTCACTCCCATGACGTGGCGCCCGACTGGATCGAGTTGCACAACGTCAGCTCCGTTCCCGTCGACGTCGGTGGTTGGTATCTCAGCGACGACGAGCGAAATCTCTACAAGTTCCGGATCGAAGACGGCACGGTCATCGAACCGAACGGGTATGTCGTCTTCTACGAGGACACGCAATTCGGAAATCCTTACCACCCCGGAACGCTGAGTCCGTTCGCGCTGAGCGAGAATGGAGAAATGCTGTGCCTCTATTCCGGCGCCGACGAGCGATACGGCGAACACCTCCTGATTGAGCGATTCGGCGCCTCGGAGACGTGGGTCACATTCGGCCGGCACCTGACCAGCATGGGAACCTATGCATTCGTTCTGATGAGCGAGCCGACGCCGGGACAGGCCAATGCCCTGCCGCTGGTCGGCCCCGTGGTCATCAATGAGATCATGTACAACCCGCCCGGAAACCGCGACGCCGAGTACGTCGAACTGCTGAATATCTCTCGTGGTCTCGTAACCCTCTTCGACTTCCGGTCGCTGGAAGCCTGGCGATTCACGGACGACGGCGGCATCGACTTCGTCTTCCCGCGCGACAATCCGGTGACACTCGAACCGGGCGAACACATCCTGCTGGTCAAGGACGTCGCCCTGGTCCGCCGCATGTACAACGTCGCGCCCCACGTGCAGACCTTCGCATGGGGTTCGGGCGGGCTGTCGAACAGCGGCGAGAGGATTCGTCTTCTCAAGCCGGGAGAGATCGACGAAGCCGGCACGCGATACTGGATCGAGGTCGATTCGGTGCACTACAGCGATGGGACACACCCGGAGAATTCCCCCGACGGCGTGGATCGATGGCCGCCGGAGGCGGACGGCGACGGCCCGTCGTTGAACCGTATATTCCCCTCGCGTTACGGCGACGATCCGGGCAACTGGCAGGCCACGATCCCCACGCCGGGATCGACGAACGATTAG
- a CDS encoding B12-binding domain-containing radical SAM protein: protein MRPRILLVNPPIYDFAAYDFWLRPYGLLSVAGQLRGKADIALFDYLDRPLPALDESDRWGRGRFRSERVNTPACLDAIPRYFHRFGVPRDSFRAFLARQDAFDGVLVQTMMSYWYPGVQEVIEDIRRAFPTAKIVLGGNYVTICAEHARGLDADLCIVGTDLDPLWRFLAIEPDAEQTGLWEMYNRPAVGALKLSDGCLFHCTYCSVPRVYEGFRPRSLGRSLAELELLVSLGARDVAFYDDALLFKAETVLMPFLEEVLGRDIRVNFHTPNALNARFIQADLAKLMVRAGFRTFYLGFESRSPGWQQGTGGKVHCDDLVEAVRHLVAAGADPGEITAYQIVGHPDSDLQELEASMHFVHSLGIRGMLADFSPIPGTPDGDACRRWVDMDEPLMHNKTAFPILRLGFDEVNRLKDLQRKLNRTL, encoded by the coding sequence ATGCGTCCACGGATTCTTCTGGTCAATCCACCGATCTACGACTTTGCGGCCTACGACTTCTGGCTGCGGCCCTATGGCCTGCTCAGTGTGGCCGGGCAGTTGCGGGGCAAAGCCGATATTGCGCTCTTCGACTATCTCGATCGACCGCTTCCGGCCCTCGACGAATCGGACCGCTGGGGCCGAGGTCGGTTCCGCTCCGAGCGCGTGAACACGCCCGCTTGTCTCGATGCCATCCCAAGATACTTCCATCGGTTTGGCGTGCCGCGAGACAGCTTCCGGGCGTTCCTCGCCAGGCAGGACGCCTTCGACGGCGTGCTGGTCCAGACGATGATGAGCTACTGGTATCCGGGCGTCCAAGAGGTCATCGAGGACATCCGCCGGGCCTTTCCCACCGCGAAGATCGTGTTGGGCGGCAACTACGTCACGATCTGCGCCGAGCACGCCAGGGGTCTGGATGCCGATCTTTGCATCGTGGGGACAGACCTCGATCCGCTGTGGCGCTTCCTTGCGATCGAGCCCGACGCCGAGCAGACGGGGCTCTGGGAGATGTACAATCGTCCGGCCGTCGGCGCCCTGAAGCTCAGCGACGGCTGCCTGTTCCACTGTACCTACTGCTCGGTCCCAAGGGTTTACGAGGGGTTCAGGCCGAGGTCCTTGGGGCGGTCGCTGGCGGAGCTCGAGTTGCTGGTTTCGCTCGGAGCGCGCGATGTGGCGTTCTATGACGACGCGCTGCTCTTCAAGGCCGAGACGGTCCTGATGCCTTTTCTGGAAGAGGTCCTCGGGCGTGATATTCGTGTGAATTTCCACACGCCCAACGCCCTGAACGCCCGCTTCATCCAGGCGGACCTGGCGAAGTTGATGGTCCGGGCCGGTTTCAGGACGTTCTACCTGGGCTTCGAGAGCCGTTCGCCGGGGTGGCAGCAGGGCACCGGGGGCAAGGTGCACTGCGACGATCTGGTCGAGGCGGTTCGCCATCTCGTCGCGGCCGGCGCCGATCCGGGCGAGATCACCGCCTATCAGATCGTGGGCCATCCGGACAGCGACCTCCAGGAACTGGAGGCTTCGATGCACTTCGTCCATAGCCTGGGCATTCGCGGCATGCTCGCGGATTTTTCGCCGATCCCCGGCACCCCGGACGGCGACGCCTGCCGACGGTGGGTCGATATGGACGAACCTCTGATGCACAACAAGACCGCCTTCCCCATCCTCCGCCTCGGTTTCGACGAGGTGAACCGCCTCAAGGACCTCCAGCGGAAGCTGAATCGAACCCTCTGA
- the miaB gene encoding tRNA (N6-isopentenyl adenosine(37)-C2)-methylthiotransferase MiaB, producing the protein MNNARTVHIRNFGCQMNKLDTALVSAALRRAGFSFTDSIKDADVVVINTCSVREHAEARVLSHLGHLKHLKKHRPGMVVAVIGCMAQRLGNALLEHDAVNVVCGPGQVPQLVGLVEDALSQNAKRLAVAEAIRDRADTSSDALEQFESLYGHENDGDGGPPGQAFVRVMRGCDNFCTYCIVPYVRGPEQCRPPQRILSQVRKLADEGVRQVTLLGQTVNAYRYRDGGKTSSLADLLGMVAEVEGIEWVRFVTSYPSEEFFDDILHAMTSSPKVCHYLHMPAQSGSDRILRAMNRHYTAEQYLGLLARARRIVPDIAIAGDFIVGFPGETDEDFQATVDLVRRARYRNCFIFRYSPRPGTTADKRHQDSVPDEVKQRRNVELLAVQETISGQLSGEFQGRTVTVLVEGLSKKAHVNPTDDRDRPQLVGRTAGDSIVVFNGAPSLAGRFVDVRITATSPLTLFGDLADG; encoded by the coding sequence ATGAACAACGCGCGAACCGTACACATCAGGAACTTCGGCTGCCAGATGAACAAGCTGGACACCGCTCTGGTCTCTGCCGCGCTGCGCCGGGCGGGTTTCTCGTTCACCGACAGCATCAAGGACGCCGATGTGGTCGTCATCAACACCTGCTCGGTCCGCGAGCACGCCGAGGCCCGCGTGCTGTCGCATCTGGGGCATCTCAAGCACCTCAAGAAACATCGGCCGGGCATGGTCGTCGCTGTCATCGGCTGCATGGCGCAGCGGCTGGGCAATGCGTTGCTCGAACACGATGCGGTGAATGTCGTCTGCGGCCCCGGCCAGGTCCCTCAGCTCGTGGGCCTCGTTGAAGACGCCTTATCGCAGAACGCCAAGCGTTTGGCGGTTGCCGAGGCGATTCGCGACCGGGCAGATACATCATCCGATGCGTTGGAGCAGTTCGAATCGTTGTACGGTCACGAGAACGATGGAGACGGCGGGCCGCCCGGCCAGGCCTTCGTTCGCGTTATGCGTGGCTGCGACAACTTCTGCACCTACTGCATCGTTCCGTACGTGCGTGGCCCGGAGCAGTGCCGCCCGCCACAGCGAATTCTCAGTCAGGTCAGGAAGCTGGCGGACGAAGGCGTCCGGCAGGTGACGCTGCTGGGCCAGACGGTCAACGCCTATCGGTATCGCGACGGCGGGAAGACCTCATCGCTGGCCGATCTGCTCGGTATGGTCGCCGAGGTGGAGGGGATCGAGTGGGTTCGCTTCGTGACGAGCTATCCATCGGAGGAGTTTTTCGACGACATTTTGCATGCGATGACGTCGTCGCCCAAGGTCTGCCACTACCTGCACATGCCGGCCCAAAGCGGCTCGGACCGCATCCTGCGTGCCATGAATCGCCACTACACGGCCGAGCAATACCTCGGGCTGCTCGCTCGCGCGCGGCGGATCGTGCCGGACATCGCGATTGCCGGGGACTTCATCGTCGGTTTTCCCGGCGAGACCGACGAGGATTTCCAGGCGACCGTGGACCTGGTGCGCCGGGCGCGATACCGAAACTGCTTTATCTTCAGATACTCGCCCCGGCCCGGCACGACGGCCGACAAGCGGCACCAGGACAGTGTGCCCGACGAGGTCAAGCAGCGTCGCAACGTCGAGCTGCTCGCCGTCCAGGAGACGATCAGCGGTCAGTTGAGCGGTGAGTTTCAGGGCCGGACGGTGACGGTCCTCGTCGAAGGGCTGAGCAAAAAGGCCCACGTCAATCCGACCGACGATCGCGACCGTCCCCAACTGGTCGGCAGGACCGCGGGCGATTCCATCGTCGTCTTCAACGGGGCCCCATCTCTGGCGGGCCGATTCGTTGACGTTCGCATCACGGCAACATCGCCGCTGACTCTTTTCGGCGACTTGGCCGACGGATAG
- a CDS encoding beta-galactosidase produces the protein MADASRGPCGRTLRALACGGLILVSIALAGCSSTQKMPLIAVTGDGRGFVETGTGQPFVPFGTNYYDPNTGWPPQVWKQFNPEVVALEFELMRELGVNCARVFLAAATFQPDVDTIDSKALKKLDKLVAIARRTGIRLILTGPDHWEGRPSYWEPDRFAGPEALQALDRFWTVLGRRYRGEPAILAWDLLNEPHMPWHVESWDPMWNAWLQSKYGTQEALKAAWGDELEAEESLGNIQPAQDAAEKDNPRLHDWQLFREHLADQWVQRQVRVLREADPTHPVTIGYIQWSFPVVRPGDPHVYSAFNPRRQAEWLDFLSIHFYPLMGNPFGSKTNWDQNLAYLQTLLAYCHVGKPVVLGEYGWYGGGTPEGRPYLNEDEQARWIGAEIEASRRLAQGWLSWPFADTPEATDMSVFGGLIMHDYTMKLWGLRFRSYAAASFMLAQSTPELPSFDFLASLTAPMEDLVVMHEEYTQKVQAALAQAGPVPEIEVQTRALGAEDTEALRQRQEQRRQEYLRQQADRD, from the coding sequence ATGGCAGACGCATCGCGAGGCCCTTGCGGGAGAACCCTTCGAGCCCTGGCATGCGGCGGACTGATCCTCGTGTCGATCGCTCTGGCGGGATGCTCGTCGACGCAGAAAATGCCGTTGATCGCCGTGACGGGCGACGGGCGAGGGTTCGTGGAGACCGGCACCGGCCAGCCCTTCGTCCCCTTCGGAACCAACTACTACGATCCGAACACCGGATGGCCTCCGCAGGTCTGGAAGCAATTCAATCCGGAGGTGGTCGCCCTGGAGTTCGAACTGATGCGGGAGCTGGGCGTCAACTGCGCACGGGTCTTCCTGGCGGCCGCCACGTTCCAGCCCGATGTCGATACGATTGACAGCAAGGCGCTCAAGAAGCTGGACAAGCTGGTCGCGATCGCCCGGAGGACCGGGATACGGCTGATCCTGACCGGGCCGGACCATTGGGAAGGCCGCCCGTCCTACTGGGAGCCCGACCGGTTTGCCGGGCCTGAGGCGCTCCAGGCGCTCGATCGCTTCTGGACCGTCCTGGGACGGCGCTATCGGGGCGAGCCCGCCATCCTGGCATGGGACCTGCTCAACGAGCCTCATATGCCCTGGCACGTCGAGTCGTGGGACCCCATGTGGAACGCATGGCTGCAATCGAAGTATGGCACCCAGGAGGCCCTCAAAGCCGCGTGGGGCGACGAACTGGAGGCCGAGGAGTCGCTCGGAAACATCCAGCCGGCCCAGGACGCCGCCGAGAAGGACAATCCGCGCCTTCACGACTGGCAGTTGTTCCGCGAACATCTGGCCGACCAGTGGGTGCAGCGTCAGGTGCGCGTGCTGCGCGAGGCGGACCCCACGCATCCGGTCACCATAGGCTACATTCAATGGTCGTTCCCGGTGGTCCGGCCGGGCGACCCGCACGTCTACTCCGCCTTCAATCCCCGGCGCCAGGCCGAGTGGCTCGACTTCCTGTCGATCCACTTCTACCCCCTGATGGGCAATCCATTTGGCTCGAAGACCAACTGGGACCAGAACTTGGCCTACCTCCAGACCCTCTTGGCCTATTGTCACGTCGGCAAGCCCGTCGTGCTCGGCGAGTATGGCTGGTACGGCGGAGGCACGCCGGAGGGTCGCCCGTACCTGAACGAGGACGAACAGGCCCGATGGATCGGTGCGGAGATCGAGGCGTCGAGGCGACTGGCCCAGGGCTGGCTGTCCTGGCCCTTTGCCGACACGCCTGAGGCGACGGACATGAGCGTCTTCGGCGGTCTGATCATGCACGACTACACCATGAAGCTGTGGGGTCTTCGGTTTCGTTCGTATGCGGCGGCCTCGTTCATGCTGGCCCAGTCCACCCCGGAGTTGCCGTCGTTCGACTTCCTGGCCTCTCTGACGGCGCCGATGGAGGATCTGGTGGTCATGCACGAGGAATATACGCAGAAGGTCCAGGCCGCACTCGCCCAGGCCGGCCCGGTGCCCGAAATCGAGGTGCAGACGCGGGCTTTGGGAGCCGAGGACACGGAGGCGTTGAGACAGAGACAGGAGCAGCGACGCCAGGAGTACCTGCGACAACAGGCCGATCGAGACTGA